A window from bacterium encodes these proteins:
- a CDS encoding archaemetzincin — protein sequence MGRIHIVPLLEIKPDTQSRLLGAIQQQVNWPAVFLPLEFDPRFAFDQIRGQYHSSQILLGLNSKLASAQDKILAIVPFDLFIPILTFVFGEAQLEGPAAVVSLLRLRPEFYGLPPAPALVVERLVKESIHELGHTFGLRHCQQQGCVLNASTYVEEIDLKSDLFCPGCALLLKERQSALLSPSKTA from the coding sequence ATGGGACGCATTCATATTGTGCCGCTGCTCGAAATCAAGCCGGATACCCAATCGCGGCTGCTCGGGGCCATCCAGCAGCAGGTGAACTGGCCCGCCGTCTTCCTGCCCCTTGAATTCGATCCCCGGTTTGCCTTCGACCAGATCCGCGGACAATATCATTCCTCACAAATTCTGCTCGGTCTGAACAGCAAGCTCGCCTCTGCGCAAGACAAGATTCTGGCCATAGTCCCTTTCGACCTCTTCATCCCTATACTTACCTTTGTTTTCGGGGAGGCTCAGCTCGAAGGACCGGCTGCCGTGGTCTCCCTTCTACGGCTGCGACCGGAATTCTATGGCCTCCCCCCTGCTCCGGCCCTCGTGGTCGAGCGTCTGGTCAAGGAAAGTATTCACGAATTGGGACACACCTTCGGGCTGCGCCACTGCCAACAGCAAGGGTGTGTTCTCAATGCGTCTACCTATGTCGAAGAGATCGATCTCAAGTCCGACCTTTTTTGTCCCGGCTGCGCCCTCCTCCTGAAGGAGCGTCAAAGCGCGCTCCTCTCTCCTTCCAAAACGGCCTAA